In Solenopsis invicta isolate M01_SB chromosome 1, UNIL_Sinv_3.0, whole genome shotgun sequence, one genomic interval encodes:
- the LOC105194320 gene encoding N-alpha-acetyltransferase 35, NatC auxiliary subunit — MVTMNPNSIDMNEDKDLSFDQVAHNWVDITQEFFEAITELELGELLHDELFGLFEAMSAIEMMDPKMDAGMLCNRGNNKPCTFTQAVDSGAIKLDNFTPAEIIGIIDSTYACIVSWLEGHSLAQTVFTNLYLHQPAQILDKPLKTFCYAVYKIIEIIKDCINKALVFEEEDFQSVTYGYRLQQDITEQKTISMLREVEEELHRKSRIKLVDVESEKEYHDGIALYARIRFTKMFYQVLMLMGRKQQLQQNLSDCQRLLSNCSDMLNIMISTVARGEKADEVSNHPNIMGFDPMVNQRLLPPTFPRYTKIKPRIDALEYLVELINRFKTVTKITNHVGFHAALDFFLEFSRQSPCILSRSMLQIVYLPTTSRVFGVHNFADVLRDAARNFIAPPVLMPKSTLLQNHQAKEYVDSFLSHCVNLFGNLLLLSGHNRARQRDKLAHLLEDFATLQDEAERVDGYLHTLSLKSDTPRPHLACFGTWILYHTLRVMVMYLLSGFELELYSVHEYHYIFWYLYEFLYGWLVSAITRADTFLMEQDVHNDTHKGRSKKSSKNRKKKSTPRPYNLEILMYQALQNICGGYYKALVGFRMDEKIPLPEIQFDSERVRYEHRLLPFSSLLTPPPVHYQEFLDMTNAQMHKRNEKVTSEMQYVAGCRHFHQARNMLERALLLYPSNSLIENEINTLLKVAKTNFVVLKLLADGHKKDSKEPPVFDFSCHRHFPLIKIT; from the exons ATGGTGACCATGAATCCGAATTCTATTGATATGAACGAGGATAAAGATCTATC ATTTGACCAGGTCGCGCACAACTGGGTGGACATCACTCAAGAATTCTTCGAAGCGATCACAG AATTAGAGCTCGGAGAATTGTTACATGATGAGCTATTTGGGTTATTTGAGGCCATGTCTGCTATCGAGATGATGGATCCGAAAATGGATGCTGGCATGTTGTGCAATCGGGGGAACAATAAACCATGCACCTTTACGCAGGCAGTCGATTCAGGTGCAATTAAATTGGACAACTTTACACCCGCCGAAATTATAGGGATAATAGATTCCACGTATGCGTGCATAGTATCTTGGTTGGAAGGCCACAGTCTTGCGCAAACTGTTTTCACGAACTTGTATTTGCATCAGCCTGCACAAATACTAGATAAGCCTTTGAAGACCTTCTGTTATGCAGTGTATAAGATAATAGAGATAATCAAGGATTGCATTAATAAAGCTTTGGTATTTGAAGAGGAGGATTTTCAAAGCGTTACCTATGGCTATAGATTACAGCAAGATATTACAGAACAGAAAACGATATCGATGTTGCGGGAAGTTGAAGAGGAACTTCATCGGAAAAGTCGGATAAAACTTGTCGATGTCGAATCTGAGAAAGAG taTCATGATGGAATAGCACTTTATGCGAGGATCCGATTTACCAAAATGTTCTATCAAGTGTTAATGTTGATGGGTCGGAAGCAGCAATTGCAACAGAATTTAAGTGATTGCCAAAGATTGTTATCGAATTGTTCCGATATGCTTAATATTATGATTTCAACGGTAGCTCGTGGAGAAAAGGCTGATGAAGTTT cTAATCATCCAAACATTATGGGATTTGATCCAATGGTAAATCAAAGATTGTTGCCACCAACGTTTCCTCGATATACTAAAATAAAACCAAGAATAGATGCCTTAGAATATTTAGTCGAATTGATAAACAGATTCAAAACGGTTACCAAAATCACAAATCATGTCGGATTTCACGCGGCTTTG gactTTTTCTTAGAATTCTCACGTCAGAGTCCGTGCATATTGTCCAGATCCATGCTACAAATTGTTTACTTGCCTACCACTAGTCGCGTATTTGGTGTGCACAATTTTGCTGACGTGCTGAGAGATGCAGCACGAAATTTTATTGCGCCACCCGTGTTGATGCCAAAAAGTACATTACTTCAGAATCACCAGGCTAAGGAGTATGTTGACAGCTTTTTATCGCATTGTGTTAATTTATTTGGAAATCTATTGCTGCTTAGTGGACACAATAGGGCAAGACAAAGAGATAAACTAGCACATTTGTTGGAAgattttgcaacattgcaagATGAA GCAGAGAGAGTTGATGGCTATTTGCACACTTTGTCTTTAAAAAGTGATACGCCAAGGCCTCATTTGGCCTGTTTTGGTACCTGGATTTTATATCACACACTGCGTGTGATGGTCATGTATCTATTAAGTGGTTTCGAACTCGAGTTATATTCGGTGCACGAATATCATTATATCTTTTGGTATTTGTACGAATTTCTTTATGGCTGGCTTGTATCTGCGATTACACGAGCTGATACATTCTTAATGGAGCAGGATGTACACAATGATACCCATAAAGGTAGAAGCAAAAAGAGTTCGAAGAATAGAAAGAAGAAATCGACACCAAGACCGTATAATTTAGAGATATTAATGTATCAAGCATTGCAAAACATATGCGGCGGATATTACAaa GCTCTAGTCGGTTTTCGCATGGATGAAAAAATTCCGCTACCAGAAATACAGTTTGATTCCGAACGAGTTAGGTATGAGCATCGATTATTGCCGTTTTCATCTTTGTTAACGCCACCACCCGTTCATTATCAAGAATTTCTAGACATGACAAATGCTCAAATGCATAAAAGGAAT gaAAAAGTTACCAGTGAAATGCAATACGTTGCCGGTTGTCGACATTTTCATCAAGCTAGAAATATGTTGGAACGTGCGTTATTGCTTTATCCATCAAACAGTTTAATAGAAAACGaa ATTAACACTTTACTAAAAGTAGCCAAGACGAATTTTGTAGTATTGAAGCTGTTGGCTGACGGACATAAAAAAGACTCGAAGGAACCGCCGGTCTTCGATTTTTCTTGTCATCGGCATTTTCCTCtgattaaaataacttaa